The stretch of DNA GAGTAAAAATCGCAACCGACAAACCGAATAAAACTCCCAGAAATGATTTTGGAAACGATATTTTATGAAATCCTGAAAGAGAAAATTTCCATTTGTAACTCTCTAATCCCCAATTGACAAACACAAGTGTCAGAACTAAAGTTATTTGCAGTAAAAAGTTGTTATCAATTGAGATATAAAACAGACGGCTGACATTGAAAAAGTCATCAAAAATAAAACGATAGAGTATATAGCCCCATGATACTACAAGTATTAAACGTTTTGTTAATACGGCAACCCATTGAGGAATTTTGCTTGTAGGAAATTCGTTTTTAACTCTTTCCAAAACTTGTCAATTTAAGTGAAGCAACAAATATATTGATAATTTGTAGTTGTTTACAACAAAAAATCACTCCAACTTGTCTGCTTACTAAAATATTAGTTTGCCAAATCTATCGTATCTGTTTTTCTTCAAATATTCAAACATATCCCTAACAATATTTTTGACTTGTGCAAATAAAAAAGCAATTTTTTAACGTTTTTTTAACAAAATACTTGACAAATCAATTTTTATTCTTTAGATTTGACAGGAATAATGCGCAACTCAAACTGCACTTTTTTGTGATTAAACAAAATAACACGATCTCCCTGTTTTTGACAGAGAGATGGGTGTGCGTTTGAATATTAGATTAAAACTGTTTTAAGCATGTAGCACACCAAAAACAAATACCATGAAAAACAAAATATCCAACATATCACTAACCTTATACTGCCTACTGTTATTTGCTATTTTAATAGCTCCAAAAACCACAAAGGCGCAAGAGTGGAGCGAACCAATAACCATATTTCAAGGAACTTATTATGCAGAAGATCTTGATTTTGTAATTGACAACAATAACCATATACACGTTGTATGGGAATACTATATGTCTGATAACCTTAGAAAAATACTATATTCAAAATCAACCGATCAAGGAGAAACTTGGAGCGAACCTTACGATATAGTTAATAATATATCTCTTTGGATGTGCGGTCCTAAAATAGCTGTTGGACCTGATAATAAGCTATATGTTACATATACTTATAATGCAAGTACTGAAACCACATCTAGGATACATATGCAAATTTTTGATGGCAATATATGGGGAGAGCCAATAGATATAAGCGAAGGTATGAGTAGTTCCCACGAAAGCAGTTTAGTAATGGATAAAAGAGGAATACTACATATATTTTGGCACCGTTTTTCAACACGGGAACTTCTATATCGAACATATTCAAATGGTGATTTTAGTCCTATTTCTAGGCCATATCCAAGTGACAAAAGAGTTTCTAACACTAAAGTCCAACTTGACAAATATAATAATATACACGCGATAACAAGCGAACTTTCACAATCTGGTGTATCACATATTACTTACTTTAAAAAAGTGAGAAACATATGGACATATCCGGATTCTGTATGCAAACCGCGATATGTTAGCATGAGCTTGGCTATCGGAAAAAACTGTGAACCACATATTGTTTGGGTTTCAAGGGCAAATTATATGGATACAACACATTACACAACACTAATTGATAACCGATGGCAAACATCTGTACTTACACCTAAACGTAGCAATAAACATTCATTGATTGTAGAGCTAAATGGCACTGTACATATTGTGCAAAGTGAGGAAACAGGAACAGGGTACAACCAGATGCATTATACATTACAAAACGCTATTTGTGTATCTCAAATAATTGAATCTGGAGAACGAAAATTTTACAACCACAAGCTTGTTACTAAAGACACATTACTGTACCTCATGTTTTTCA from Bacteroidales bacterium encodes:
- a CDS encoding T9SS type A sorting domain-containing protein — encoded protein: MKNKISNISLTLYCLLLFAILIAPKTTKAQEWSEPITIFQGTYYAEDLDFVIDNNNHIHVVWEYYMSDNLRKILYSKSTDQGETWSEPYDIVNNISLWMCGPKIAVGPDNKLYVTYTYNASTETTSRIHMQIFDGNIWGEPIDISEGMSSSHESSLVMDKRGILHIFWHRFSTRELLYRTYSNGDFSPISRPYPSDKRVSNTKVQLDKYNNIHAITSELSQSGVSHITYFKKVRNIWTYPDSVCKPRYVSMSLAIGKNCEPHIVWVSRANYMDTTHYTTLIDNRWQTSVLTPKRSNKHSLIVELNGTVHIVQSEETGTGYNQMHYTLQNAICVSQIIESGERKFYNHKLVTKDTLLYLMFFNSPSSNSNIRLLIRKLKIENQNPNSIEQTADLKGFTLRVFPNPSKIHKGIKIETNSTSSVQVEIYNIKGFLVFKTTAPPSQNIMETKIPPGVYLVKAVSDKQVKTETIVITE